The following coding sequences are from one Tolumonas lignilytica window:
- the ahpC gene encoding alkyl hydroperoxide reductase subunit C — translation MSLINTEVKPFAATAYHNGKFVPVSQEDLKGKWSVVFFYPADFTFVCPTELGDLADNYAEFQKLGVEIYGVSTDTHFTHKAWHDTSDTIGKVQYPLVGDPTGAITRNFDVMIEEEGLALRGTFVINPEGQIKLCEIHDNGIGRDAKELLRKVQAAQYVASHPGEVCPAKWTPGAATLAPSFDLVGKI, via the coding sequence ATGTCTTTGATTAACACTGAAGTTAAACCATTTGCTGCTACCGCTTATCACAATGGCAAATTTGTACCCGTATCTCAGGAAGATTTGAAAGGCAAATGGTCTGTTGTCTTCTTCTACCCAGCTGACTTCACCTTCGTTTGTCCGACTGAGCTGGGCGATCTGGCTGACAACTACGCTGAATTCCAGAAACTGGGCGTAGAGATCTACGGTGTGTCTACTGACACTCACTTCACTCACAAAGCATGGCACGACACTTCTGACACCATCGGTAAAGTACAGTACCCACTGGTTGGCGACCCAACTGGCGCGATTACCCGTAACTTTGACGTGATGATCGAAGAAGAAGGTCTGGCACTGCGTGGTACCTTCGTGATCAACCCAGAAGGTCAGATCAAACTGTGCGAAATCCATGACAACGGTATCGGTCGTGACGCCAAAGAACTGCTGCGTAAAGTTCAGGCTGCTCAGTATGTTGCCTCACATCCGGGTGAAGTTTGCCCAGCTAAATGGACTCCAGGTGCAGCCACACTGGCGCCATCTTTCGACCTGGTTGGGAAGATCTAA
- the ahpF gene encoding alkyl hydroperoxide reductase subunit F, whose protein sequence is MLDANVKTQLKGYLANVTQPIEIIASLDDSDSSRELQSLLNDIAEQSDKISLRESADAAARKPSFALNRIGSDMGVAFAGLPMGHEFTSLVLALLQVGGHPPKADADLLEQIRTLPGEYHFETYISLTCQNCPDVVQALNMMSVINPRIRHTMIDGALFQDEVSARQIMAVPTVFLNGQVFGQGRMSAEEIVAKLDTGASEREAVKINEKAPFDVLVVGGGPAGSAAAIYAARKGIRTGVVAERFGGQVLDTMSIENFISVKETEGPKLATALEQHVKEYDVDIMNLQRAAKLHRGAEFVEVTLQNGAVLKSKSVILATGARWREMNVPGEKEYRNKGVAYCPHCDGPLFKGKRVAVIGGGNSGVEAAIDLAGIVSHVTLLEFDSKLRADAVLQSKLRSLPNVTVITEALTTEVLGDGNKVTAITYTDRASNESKKVELEGIFVQIGLLPNTDWLKGSEVELSNRGEIIVGAHGNTSVEGVFAAGDATIVPYKQIIIAMGEGAKASLGAFDYLIRASAPKA, encoded by the coding sequence ATGTTAGACGCAAATGTAAAAACTCAATTAAAAGGCTATCTGGCCAATGTGACTCAGCCGATCGAAATCATCGCGTCCCTTGATGACAGTGATTCCTCTCGCGAGTTACAGTCACTGCTGAACGATATTGCTGAACAATCCGATAAGATTTCCCTGCGTGAGTCTGCTGATGCAGCAGCGCGGAAGCCTTCTTTTGCCTTAAACCGTATCGGTTCCGACATGGGCGTGGCCTTTGCCGGTTTGCCGATGGGGCACGAATTTACTTCTCTGGTACTGGCGCTGTTGCAAGTCGGGGGGCATCCACCGAAAGCCGATGCTGACTTGCTGGAACAGATCCGCACTTTACCGGGGGAATATCATTTTGAAACCTATATTTCGCTGACTTGTCAGAACTGCCCGGATGTCGTTCAGGCGCTGAATATGATGTCAGTGATCAATCCCCGCATTCGTCACACGATGATCGATGGTGCCTTATTCCAAGATGAAGTGAGCGCCCGTCAGATCATGGCAGTACCGACCGTATTTCTGAATGGTCAGGTGTTCGGTCAGGGACGTATGAGCGCGGAAGAGATCGTTGCGAAACTGGATACCGGTGCGTCTGAACGTGAAGCCGTGAAGATCAATGAAAAAGCGCCGTTTGATGTATTAGTCGTGGGGGGTGGCCCGGCTGGTTCTGCCGCTGCTATCTATGCTGCCCGTAAAGGGATCCGCACCGGTGTTGTAGCGGAACGCTTTGGCGGTCAGGTGCTTGACACCATGAGCATCGAAAACTTCATTTCTGTTAAAGAAACGGAAGGCCCGAAACTGGCTACAGCGCTCGAACAACACGTTAAAGAGTATGACGTGGATATCATGAATCTGCAGCGGGCTGCCAAACTGCACCGCGGTGCGGAGTTTGTCGAAGTCACGCTGCAAAATGGGGCTGTACTGAAGAGTAAATCGGTCATTCTGGCCACAGGTGCCCGCTGGCGTGAAATGAACGTGCCGGGCGAGAAAGAGTACCGCAATAAAGGGGTTGCTTATTGCCCACACTGCGATGGCCCGCTGTTTAAAGGCAAACGTGTTGCGGTGATTGGAGGTGGTAATTCCGGTGTCGAAGCGGCCATCGATCTGGCAGGTATTGTGTCGCATGTGACGCTGCTGGAATTCGACAGTAAATTACGTGCCGATGCCGTATTGCAAAGCAAGTTACGCAGCCTGCCCAATGTCACGGTGATCACCGAAGCGTTGACGACTGAAGTGTTAGGCGATGGCAATAAAGTCACGGCCATTACCTACACCGATCGGGCCAGCAACGAAAGTAAAAAGGTAGAACTGGAAGGGATCTTCGTGCAGATCGGTCTGTTGCCGAATACAGATTGGCTGAAAGGCAGCGAAGTAGAATTAAGCAACCGTGGCGAGATCATCGTCGGGGCACATGGTAACACCTCAGTGGAAGGCGTTTTTGCCGCCGGTGATGCGACCATCGTGCCTTACAAACAGATCATCATCGCGATGGGTGAGGGTGCCAAAGCCTCTCTGGGCGCATTTGATTACCTGATCCGCGCTTCAGCGCCGAAGGCATAA
- the cspE gene encoding transcription antiterminator/RNA stability regulator CspE: MSKVTGSVKWFNETKGFGFLSQDNGGKDVFVHFSAIASTGFKTLAEGQAVSFEIEEGQRGPSAVNVTVR; the protein is encoded by the coding sequence ATGTCTAAAGTAACTGGTTCAGTTAAATGGTTCAATGAAACTAAAGGTTTTGGCTTCCTGTCTCAGGATAACGGTGGTAAAGATGTGTTCGTTCACTTCTCTGCTATCGCGTCTACCGGTTTCAAAACTCTGGCTGAAGGTCAGGCAGTATCTTTTGAAATCGAAGAAGGCCAACGTGGCCCATCAGCAGTGAACGTAACCGTTCGCTAA
- a CDS encoding HD domain-containing protein encodes MTDMQITHENPILFWQQQLENWLEQHHTETDGAHDIAHFRRVWKTARALNQAEGGQGDELVLLAAAYLHDIVSLPKNHPERHLSSRLAAREAAVILLELGFPQKKINAVAHAIETHSFSANLPAETWEAKLLQDADRMEALGAIGLARVFYTSGRMERDMFDPYDPLAKHRQLDDMQFALDHFFVKLYKVADGMQTQAGRDMAKQRRKYLEGYVKQLLTEL; translated from the coding sequence ATGACGGATATGCAAATAACTCACGAAAACCCAATCTTGTTCTGGCAGCAGCAGTTGGAAAACTGGCTGGAGCAGCATCACACCGAGACTGATGGTGCCCACGATATTGCCCATTTCCGCCGTGTCTGGAAAACCGCACGCGCCTTGAATCAGGCTGAGGGTGGACAAGGCGATGAGTTGGTCTTGCTGGCGGCCGCTTATCTGCACGATATTGTTAGTTTGCCGAAAAATCACCCGGAGCGTCACTTAAGCTCCCGTCTGGCCGCCCGGGAAGCCGCCGTCATTTTGCTGGAGCTAGGGTTCCCGCAGAAAAAAATTAATGCGGTGGCCCATGCAATCGAAACACACAGTTTTTCTGCCAACTTGCCAGCAGAAACCTGGGAAGCCAAATTATTACAAGATGCCGACCGTATGGAAGCGCTTGGTGCCATCGGGCTGGCGCGAGTATTTTATACCTCCGGCCGGATGGAACGGGATATGTTTGATCCGTACGACCCATTGGCAAAACATCGTCAACTGGATGACATGCAATTCGCGCTCGATCATTTTTTTGTGAAGCTTTATAAGGTGGCCGATGGCATGCAAACCCAGGCCGGTCGGGACATGGCCAAACAACGTCGAAAATATCTGGAAGGGTATGTAAAACAATTACTCACGGAGCTGTAA
- a CDS encoding LysR substrate-binding domain-containing protein — protein MSKLFHRLKSLYVLDSVLQTGSFSRAAERLYMTQSAVSQHIKQLEDELGPLFIRQTRSLQPTELAVHLQSHLQKGFTELEQGWAQASQPAQKVLTISVLPSFASNWLIPRLERFSTQHPEIELRLSMTDQQVDFERANIDAGIRYGLGNYPDLITRHLMDDYLFPVMSCQFPQNLTLDELTNYTLIRDNSGEHFNWEGWLALVGKADLQPKRYLTIFDSSMMIKAAMTGQGIALGRRSLVQDELISGLLCRPFAQEQELKSPFSYYLVMPPRSRHHKELKLFIAWLTEEINQFKKLSES, from the coding sequence ATGTCAAAATTATTCCATCGCCTGAAGTCGCTCTATGTGCTCGATTCCGTGCTGCAAACCGGCTCATTCAGCCGGGCCGCAGAAAGGCTCTATATGACGCAGTCTGCGGTCAGCCAGCACATCAAGCAGTTGGAGGATGAATTAGGGCCGTTGTTTATCCGCCAAACCCGGTCGCTGCAGCCCACGGAGCTTGCCGTTCATCTGCAATCACATTTGCAAAAAGGCTTTACGGAACTGGAACAAGGCTGGGCTCAGGCCAGCCAGCCGGCACAGAAAGTACTGACGATTTCGGTGTTGCCCTCCTTTGCCAGCAACTGGCTGATCCCCCGCTTAGAACGTTTCAGCACACAACATCCAGAGATTGAGCTGCGCCTGTCGATGACCGACCAGCAGGTGGATTTTGAACGCGCCAATATTGATGCCGGCATCCGCTATGGTTTGGGCAATTATCCAGATCTGATCACCCGCCATCTGATGGATGACTATCTTTTTCCTGTCATGAGCTGTCAGTTTCCACAGAATTTAACGCTGGATGAGTTAACGAATTACACCTTGATCCGCGATAACTCAGGCGAACACTTTAACTGGGAAGGCTGGCTGGCACTGGTTGGCAAAGCCGATTTGCAGCCGAAACGCTATCTGACCATCTTCGACAGCAGTATGATGATCAAAGCGGCAATGACCGGACAAGGCATTGCTCTGGGCAGACGCAGTCTGGTGCAGGATGAACTGATTTCCGGTTTGTTATGCCGCCCGTTTGCACAGGAACAGGAACTGAAAAGCCCGTTCTCTTATTATCTCGTCATGCCACCACGTTCGCGTCATCACAAGGAATTGAAGCTGTTTATCGCCTGGTTGACGGAAGAAATTAACCAGTTCAAAAAACTGTCGGAATCATAA
- a CDS encoding DUF1127 domain-containing protein, with the protein MQNCKTEDRIHGVNTHRIIGHYILDKLTKFRERLSRWQHNRRTRYYLAEMPDHLLKDIGMTESERQEEITKKFWQK; encoded by the coding sequence ATGCAGAACTGCAAGACAGAAGACCGTATCCACGGCGTCAATACTCACCGCATTATCGGGCATTATATATTAGATAAGCTAACAAAATTTCGCGAAAGGCTATCCCGGTGGCAGCACAACAGAAGGACTCGTTATTATCTGGCTGAAATGCCCGATCATCTGCTGAAAGATATCGGTATGACAGAATCTGAGCGGCAGGAGGAGATAACAAAAAAATTCTGGCAGAAATAA
- the rbsD gene encoding D-ribose pyranase yields MKKHVLLNAPLSHVIATMGHTDQLVVCDAGLPIPAAPERIDLAVSRGVPKFMDVVQAVTAEMQIEQVILTHEFAEVSPALHIELVAHLEHLAEEQGHTITFEYVSHEEFKELTHLGRAVVRTGECTPYANVIFVSGVVF; encoded by the coding sequence ATGAAAAAACATGTGTTACTGAATGCGCCTTTGTCTCATGTGATTGCCACCATGGGACATACCGATCAGTTGGTGGTTTGTGATGCCGGGCTGCCCATTCCTGCCGCTCCCGAACGGATTGATTTAGCTGTCAGCCGTGGGGTGCCCAAATTTATGGACGTCGTTCAGGCCGTGACGGCTGAAATGCAGATTGAACAGGTGATCCTGACGCATGAATTTGCAGAAGTCAGCCCGGCGCTGCATATCGAACTGGTGGCTCATCTTGAGCATCTTGCTGAGGAACAGGGGCATACTATTACCTTTGAGTATGTCAGCCATGAGGAGTTTAAAGAGCTCACGCATCTTGGCCGCGCAGTCGTCAGAACGGGGGAGTGTACGCCGTATGCGAATGTGATTTTTGTTTCCGGGGTGGTGTTTTAA
- the rbsK gene encoding ribokinase, whose product MNKKLVVMGSVNADHILSVPRFPKPGETLKGQDYQIVFGGKGANQAVASGRLGADVSFIACVGDDDLGQRMWTQFTLDGIDTQAVMSVPGMNTGVAMIWVADSGENCIGISAGANAALTIERLEPYLPLIADAQMLLLQLETPLTGVEAAARHARAHGTLVVLNPAPASSLPASLLKLVDVITPNETEAEVLTGVAVKTEQDAQRAADVLHDYGIKVVLITLGAKGVFLSENGVGELIPGFSVRAVDTTAAGDTFNGALVTRWLEGRPIREAIRFAHAAAAISVTRKGAQPSVPTRQEVDAFLLEQSN is encoded by the coding sequence ATGAACAAGAAACTGGTAGTCATGGGCAGTGTTAATGCCGACCATATTCTTTCCGTTCCCCGTTTTCCGAAACCGGGCGAAACGCTGAAAGGGCAGGATTATCAAATCGTGTTCGGTGGTAAAGGGGCCAATCAGGCCGTGGCCTCCGGGCGGCTGGGCGCGGATGTGTCGTTCATTGCCTGCGTGGGCGATGATGATTTAGGGCAGCGCATGTGGACACAATTTACCCTTGATGGCATCGACACTCAGGCGGTCATGTCTGTTCCCGGCATGAATACGGGCGTGGCCATGATCTGGGTGGCCGACAGCGGTGAGAATTGTATCGGTATTTCAGCGGGTGCGAATGCCGCACTGACCATCGAAAGGCTGGAACCCTATTTACCTCTGATTGCCGATGCGCAGATGTTACTGCTGCAACTGGAAACGCCGCTCACCGGTGTGGAGGCGGCGGCAAGACATGCCAGAGCGCATGGCACCCTGGTGGTGCTGAATCCGGCGCCGGCCAGTTCATTGCCGGCCTCGTTGCTGAAATTGGTCGATGTGATCACACCGAACGAAACCGAAGCGGAAGTGTTAACCGGTGTGGCCGTGAAAACCGAGCAGGATGCCCAGCGCGCCGCCGATGTGCTGCATGACTATGGCATCAAAGTCGTGCTGATCACCCTCGGTGCGAAAGGGGTCTTTTTAAGTGAAAATGGTGTCGGCGAACTCATTCCCGGATTTAGTGTCAGAGCTGTGGATACTACTGCAGCAGGGGATACCTTTAACGGCGCGCTGGTGACACGCTGGCTGGAAGGCCGACCGATCCGTGAGGCGATCCGTTTTGCACATGCCGCCGCCGCGATTTCGGTGACGCGAAAAGGCGCGCAACCGTCGGTTCCGACGCGACAGGAGGTGGATGCCTTCTTGCTGGAACAGTCGAATTAA
- the rbsD gene encoding D-ribose pyranase, which yields MKKHALLNAPMSHVIACMGHTDQLVIADAGLPIPAAPERIDLAVSQGIPSFMDVVRATTEEMQIERVILAKEFSEVSPALHAELLAHMNHIAEAQGKPIHFDYVLHEEFKQMTHASKAVVRTGECTPYANVIFVSGVVF from the coding sequence ATGAAAAAACATGCGTTGTTGAATGCACCGATGTCTCATGTGATTGCCTGCATGGGGCATACCGATCAACTGGTGATTGCCGATGCCGGCTTACCCATCCCGGCGGCCCCGGAACGTATCGATCTGGCGGTTAGTCAGGGCATTCCAAGTTTCATGGATGTGGTACGGGCGACGACCGAAGAGATGCAGATTGAACGCGTGATCCTGGCGAAAGAGTTCAGCGAGGTGAGCCCGGCGTTACACGCTGAATTGTTGGCGCATATGAATCACATCGCCGAAGCGCAGGGCAAACCGATCCACTTTGACTATGTGCTGCATGAAGAATTCAAACAAATGACCCACGCCAGCAAGGCGGTGGTGCGCACCGGTGAGTGCACGCCGTATGCCAATGTGATTTTTGTCTCTGGCGTCGTGTTCTAG
- the rbsA gene encoding ribose ABC transporter ATP-binding protein RbsA, whose amino-acid sequence MQTLLQMQRIDKQFPGVKALSGASLSVYPGRVMALLGENGAGKSTLMKVLTGIYSKDAGSIHYQDQEVSFSGPKQSQEAGISIIHQELNLIPGLTIAENIFLGREFVTPFGRIDWKKMYDEADKLLARLKVPHSSRKLVGELSIGTQQMVEIAKALSFSSRVIIMDEPTDALTDTETEALFSVIRELRAEGRGIVYISHRLKEIFEICDDVTVLRDGQFIAERSVTSLDEDSLIEMMVGRRLEEQYPRLELPQGELRLQVNGFSGAGVKDASFALHRSEILGVCGLMGAGRTELMKLIYGAYAKTEGELILDGELLQIGSTQDALDHGIVYISEDRKGDGLVLGMSVKENMTLTALNYFSSVWGLKHAAEQQAVQDFIRLFNIKTPSMQQPIRLLSGGNQQKVAIARGLMTRPKVLILDEPTRGVDVGAKKEIYQLINQFKQEGLSIILVSSEMPEVLGMSDRILVMHEGKICGDFDRADATQERLMACAVGKTEGQQAA is encoded by the coding sequence ATGCAGACCTTGCTTCAAATGCAGCGTATCGATAAACAATTTCCCGGTGTGAAAGCGTTGTCCGGTGCATCACTCAGCGTTTATCCCGGTCGGGTGATGGCATTGCTCGGGGAAAACGGCGCCGGTAAATCGACGCTGATGAAAGTATTAACCGGCATTTACAGCAAGGATGCAGGCTCTATCCATTATCAAGATCAGGAAGTGAGCTTTAGTGGCCCGAAACAGTCACAGGAGGCGGGGATCAGTATCATTCATCAGGAGTTAAACCTGATCCCCGGTTTAACCATTGCGGAAAACATTTTTTTAGGCCGTGAATTCGTGACCCCTTTCGGGCGGATTGATTGGAAAAAAATGTACGACGAAGCCGATAAATTGCTGGCGCGTCTGAAAGTGCCTCATTCCAGCCGTAAGTTGGTGGGGGAGCTATCGATTGGCACACAACAGATGGTGGAGATCGCCAAAGCGCTGAGCTTTTCTTCCCGCGTCATCATCATGGACGAACCGACCGATGCCCTGACGGACACCGAAACGGAAGCGTTGTTCTCGGTGATCCGTGAATTGAGAGCCGAAGGGCGGGGCATCGTGTATATCTCCCACCGGTTAAAAGAGATTTTTGAGATTTGCGACGACGTGACGGTGCTGCGAGACGGCCAGTTCATTGCGGAGCGCAGTGTGACCTCGCTGGACGAAGATTCCCTGATTGAAATGATGGTAGGGCGTCGGCTGGAGGAACAATATCCCCGGCTTGAGCTGCCACAGGGTGAACTGCGTTTGCAGGTGAATGGTTTTTCTGGCGCGGGTGTTAAAGATGCCTCTTTTGCCTTGCATCGCAGTGAAATATTAGGCGTCTGTGGCCTAATGGGCGCGGGTCGCACGGAGTTGATGAAGCTGATCTATGGCGCCTATGCCAAAACCGAAGGCGAATTAATTCTGGATGGCGAGCTGCTGCAGATTGGTTCGACTCAGGATGCCTTGGATCACGGCATTGTTTATATCTCGGAAGATCGCAAAGGTGACGGGCTGGTGCTCGGCATGTCGGTGAAAGAAAACATGACGCTGACCGCACTGAATTATTTCAGCTCGGTCTGGGGGCTGAAACATGCCGCAGAACAACAAGCGGTTCAGGATTTTATCCGTCTGTTTAATATCAAAACTCCCAGTATGCAGCAGCCGATCCGCCTGCTCTCCGGTGGCAATCAGCAAAAAGTGGCGATTGCCCGCGGTTTGATGACCCGGCCGAAGGTGCTGATTCTGGATGAGCCGACCCGCGGTGTCGATGTGGGGGCCAAGAAAGAGATTTATCAGCTGATCAATCAGTTCAAACAAGAAGGCTTGAGCATCATTTTGGTTTCGTCGGAAATGCCGGAAGTGCTGGGCATGAGTGATCGGATCCTGGTGATGCATGAAGGCAAAATTTGCGGTGATTTTGATCGCGCTGACGCGACCCAAGAACGACTGATGGCCTGTGCCGTTGGTAAAACGGAAGGACAACAAGCAGCATGA
- the rbsC gene encoding ribose ABC transporter permease: MSTQTMNVKPISDSSRWFSKQWWLEQKALIALLILIVVVSVLNPNFFTADNLLNILRQTSVNAIMAVGMTLVILTAGIDLSVGSVLALTGAFAAAMLDKEWSIFLTIPVVLLAGAFLGGVSGIIIAKGRVQAFIATLVTMTLLRGATLVFTEGRPISTGFSDAADAFAWFGTGYLFGIPVPVWLMLFVFAAGWYLLNHTRIGRYIYALGGNEAATSLSGINVDRIKIIVYAVCGFLSALAGIIVTSRLSSAQPTAGTGYELDAIAAVVLGGTSLAGGKGRISGTLIGAFIIGFLNNALNLLDVSSYYQMIVKATVILLAVLIDHKSSK, from the coding sequence ATGAGTACTCAAACCATGAACGTTAAACCTATTTCTGATTCATCCCGCTGGTTCAGCAAACAATGGTGGTTAGAGCAGAAAGCGCTGATCGCGTTGTTAATACTGATCGTGGTGGTATCTGTATTAAACCCTAATTTTTTTACCGCCGATAACCTGCTGAACATTCTGCGGCAGACTTCGGTCAATGCCATTATGGCGGTCGGGATGACCCTGGTCATCCTGACCGCAGGCATTGATTTGTCGGTGGGATCGGTGCTGGCGTTAACCGGCGCTTTTGCTGCCGCGATGCTGGATAAGGAATGGTCGATCTTCCTGACCATACCGGTGGTATTACTTGCCGGCGCGTTTCTGGGAGGTGTCAGCGGCATCATCATTGCCAAAGGCCGGGTGCAGGCATTCATTGCCACACTGGTCACTATGACCCTGTTGCGCGGCGCTACGCTGGTCTTTACCGAAGGACGCCCCATCAGCACCGGCTTTTCCGATGCCGCGGATGCGTTCGCCTGGTTTGGGACCGGTTATCTGTTCGGAATCCCGGTTCCTGTGTGGCTGATGTTGTTCGTGTTCGCTGCCGGCTGGTATCTGCTGAATCATACTCGTATTGGTCGCTACATTTACGCCTTAGGGGGTAATGAAGCCGCGACCAGTCTTTCCGGTATCAATGTCGACCGGATCAAAATCATTGTCTATGCCGTGTGTGGTTTCTTGTCTGCGCTGGCGGGGATCATCGTGACCTCCCGTCTGTCATCAGCACAACCTACCGCCGGTACAGGCTATGAGCTGGATGCTATCGCTGCCGTAGTTCTGGGCGGTACCAGTCTCGCTGGTGGTAAGGGCCGTATATCAGGAACCCTGATCGGTGCCTTCATTATCGGCTTTCTCAATAACGCTCTGAACTTGCTCGATGTTTCTTCTTACTACCAGATGATTGTCAAAGCGACCGTCATTCTGCTGGCAGTATTGATTGATCACAAGAGCAGTAAATAA
- the rbsB gene encoding ribose ABC transporter substrate-binding protein RbsB, with protein MKKLATLVSAVVLSSSVSVSAMAKDTMALVVSTLNNPFFVTLKDGAEHKAKELGYNLLVLDSQNDPAKELANVEDLTVRGVKILLINPTDSDAVGNAIAIANKAKMPVLTLDRGANKGTVVSHIASDNIAGGKMAGEFIAKKLGDKAKIIELEGIAGTSAARDRGAGFKQAADAHGFQILASQPADFDRTKGLNVMENLLAGHGDVQAVFAQNDEMALGALRALQAAGKNKVLVVGFDGTDDGVKAVQKGKMAATVAQQPDQIGAIGVETADQVLKGKTVPANIPVPLKVVSK; from the coding sequence ATGAAAAAATTAGCAACTCTGGTTTCTGCTGTGGTGTTGAGTAGTTCCGTATCAGTTTCCGCTATGGCCAAAGATACAATGGCACTGGTGGTTTCTACCCTGAATAACCCGTTCTTTGTCACCCTGAAAGACGGGGCTGAGCACAAGGCGAAAGAGCTGGGCTATAACCTGCTGGTGCTGGACTCTCAGAATGACCCGGCCAAAGAGCTGGCTAATGTGGAAGATTTAACGGTTCGGGGCGTCAAGATCCTGCTGATCAATCCAACTGATTCTGATGCCGTCGGTAATGCCATTGCTATCGCCAACAAGGCGAAAATGCCGGTGCTGACGCTGGATCGTGGAGCCAATAAGGGCACCGTCGTCAGTCATATTGCTTCTGACAACATTGCCGGCGGTAAGATGGCGGGTGAATTTATTGCCAAAAAATTAGGCGATAAAGCCAAAATCATCGAGCTGGAAGGCATTGCCGGAACCTCTGCGGCCCGTGATCGTGGCGCCGGATTCAAACAAGCAGCGGATGCGCACGGCTTCCAGATTCTTGCCAGCCAGCCTGCCGATTTCGATCGGACCAAAGGGCTGAATGTCATGGAAAACCTGTTAGCTGGTCATGGTGATGTACAGGCGGTCTTTGCCCAGAATGATGAGATGGCGTTGGGTGCACTCCGGGCATTGCAGGCAGCCGGTAAGAACAAGGTGCTGGTGGTCGGTTTTGACGGCACAGATGATGGTGTGAAAGCTGTGCAGAAAGGCAAGATGGCGGCCACAGTGGCACAACAACCTGATCAGATTGGGGCCATTGGTGTTGAAACGGCCGATCAAGTGCTGAAAGGCAAAACTGTACCAGCCAATATTCCTGTCCCACTCAAAGTCGTTTCTAAATAA
- the rbsK gene encoding ribokinase: MSKKLVVLGSVNADHVLSVPRFPKPGETLVGHGYHIAYGGKGANQAVAAGRAGADIAFIACVGDDDIGARMKAQFAADGIDTQAVMAVAGSTTGVAMIWVSADGENCIGISAGANAELTPTHVQPHLSLISEADVLLMQLESPLDTIEFAAQAAKAAGTQVILNPAPAQHLPESLLRLVDVITPNETEAQALTGIEVKTEQDAQKASEILHAYGITRVLITLGAKGVWLSEQGRGELIPGFRVQALDTTAAGDTFNGAFVCAQLDGQPVHQAIRFAHAAAAISVTRSGAQPSIPTRSEIDAFLAARS; this comes from the coding sequence ATGAGTAAAAAATTGGTCGTTCTTGGTAGTGTGAATGCCGATCATGTGCTGTCTGTTCCCCGATTCCCTAAACCCGGTGAAACCTTGGTCGGACATGGCTATCACATTGCCTATGGTGGAAAAGGCGCTAATCAGGCCGTGGCTGCAGGACGAGCCGGTGCAGACATCGCCTTTATTGCCTGTGTGGGAGACGATGATATTGGTGCCAGAATGAAAGCCCAATTCGCGGCTGACGGCATTGATACCCAGGCGGTGATGGCGGTGGCAGGCAGCACGACCGGGGTCGCCATGATCTGGGTTTCGGCAGATGGCGAAAACTGCATCGGTATTTCCGCCGGTGCCAATGCTGAACTGACGCCGACACACGTCCAACCGCATTTATCATTGATTTCCGAGGCGGATGTGTTGCTGATGCAACTGGAAAGCCCGCTGGATACCATCGAATTTGCCGCACAAGCGGCCAAAGCGGCCGGAACCCAAGTAATTCTGAATCCGGCACCGGCGCAGCATTTGCCTGAGTCGCTGTTGCGTCTGGTGGATGTGATCACTCCGAATGAAACTGAAGCGCAGGCGCTGACGGGGATCGAAGTCAAGACAGAACAGGATGCACAAAAAGCATCCGAGATCCTTCACGCCTATGGTATTACTAGGGTATTAATTACGCTGGGCGCAAAGGGCGTCTGGCTGAGTGAACAGGGAAGAGGCGAACTCATTCCGGGCTTCCGGGTTCAGGCGCTGGACACGACAGCGGCAGGCGATACCTTTAATGGCGCATTCGTCTGTGCACAATTAGATGGGCAGCCCGTACATCAGGCGATCCGTTTTGCCCATGCGGCGGCGGCTATTTCCGTGACCCGGTCCGGTGCTCAACCCTCGATCCCGACACGATCTGAGATAGACGCGTTTTTAGCTGCAAGGAGTTAG